One genomic segment of Labeo rohita strain BAU-BD-2019 chromosome 14, IGBB_LRoh.1.0, whole genome shotgun sequence includes these proteins:
- the LOC127176259 gene encoding E3 ubiquitin/ISG15 ligase TRIM25 has translation MEEDRISINKKEFTCAVCLDLLKDPVAIPCGHSYCKSCITGCWDQEDQMRVYSCPQCRQTFSSPRPALARNTMLAEVVEKLKKTKLPADCYAGAGDVQCDVCTGTKYKAVKSCLVCLNSYCQNHLEQHESFFKGKRHNLTDATGRLPEMICQKHEKILEVFCRTDQKCICVLCMDEHKNHDTVSAAAQRTEKQKQLKETQKTFQQRIQQGEKDLQQLREAVESHKRSAQTAVEDSERIFTELIRSIERSRSELIRLIRDQEKRAVSRAEGRLERLEQEINDLRRRDAELEQLSHTQDHIQFLQSFQSLSAPPESTDINDDPFISLVSFDGLRESVHQLKDKLEDFCKEELKKISDRVTFNNIVPRTRNDFLQCKSVRKQAEKLTECVHVLPVEGERIIDDVNDDLHRISAHLY, from the exons ATGGAAGAAGACAGAATTTCCATAAATAAGAAGGAGTTCACGTGTGCAGTGTGTCTGGATCTCCTGAAGGATCCAGTGGCCATtccctgtggacacagttactgtaagagctgtattacaggctgctgggatcaggaggatcagatgagagtctacagctgccctcagtgcagacagaccttcagCAGTCCAAGACCTGCTTTAGCTAGAAACACCATGCTGGCTGAAGtggtggagaaactgaagaagaccaaacttcctgctgactGTTACGCTGGAGCTGGAGATGTGCAGTGTGACGTCTGTACTGGAACAAAATACAAAGCCGTCAAGTCCTGTCTGGTGTGTCTGAACTCTTACTGTCAGAATCACCTTGAACAACACGAGAGTTTCTTTAAAGGAAAGAGACACAATTTGACTGATGCCACTGGACGACTGCCGGAGATGATCTGCCAGAAACATGAGAAGATCCTTGAGGTTTTCTGTCGCACTGAtcagaaatgtatatgtgtgctgtgtatGGATGAACATAAAAACCACGACACTGTATCAGCTGCAGCACAGAGGACAGAAAAACAG AAGCAGCTGAAGGAGACGCAGAAGACGTTCCAGCAGAGAATCCAGCAGGGAGAGAAAGATCTTCAGCAGCTGAGAGAGGCTGTGGAGTCTCATAAG cgctctgcacagacagcagtggaggacagtgagaggatctttactgagctcatccgctccattgagagaagCCGCTCTGAGCTGATACGGctgatcagagatcaggaaaagcgagcagtgagtcgagctgaaggacgactggagcgactggagcaggagatcaatgatctgaggaggagagacgctgagctggagcagctttcacacacacaggatcacaTCCAGTTCCTGCAG agtttccagtctctctcagcACCTCCTGAATCTACAGACATAAATGATGATCCCTTCATTTCTCTCGTCTCTTTTGATGGTCTGAGAGAATCTGTCCATCAGCTGAAAGACAAACTGGAGGATTTCTGCAAAGAGGAGCTCAAGAAGATCTCAGACAGAG TCACATTCAACAACATTGTTCCCAGGACCAGGAACGACTTCCTACAATGTAAGtcagtaagaaaacaagcagaaaaactcACTGAGTGTGTTCATGTTCTTCCTGTAGAAGGTGAAAGAATAATTGAtgatgtaaatgatgatttgcaCAGGATATCTGCTCATCTGTACTGA